The following proteins are co-located in the Flectobacillus major DSM 103 genome:
- a CDS encoding MarR family winged helix-turn-helix transcriptional regulator, which yields MKADKTVDYHIKSGWHAISRMYNSYAAQFDMTMSIGYVLLNIDKNGTPATKIAPALGLEPRSLTRMLKSLEDKKWIRRETDEDDRRVVKVYLTEEGKRKRDKAKGGVLVFNNLIYEKIGEDKLNTFFEVMQQISEIVDNETVNYKAENIDELL from the coding sequence ATGAAAGCAGACAAAACCGTAGATTATCACATAAAATCAGGATGGCATGCCATTAGTAGAATGTACAATTCTTATGCGGCTCAGTTTGATATGACAATGTCCATTGGTTATGTGTTATTGAATATAGATAAGAATGGAACACCTGCTACGAAAATAGCACCAGCACTTGGCCTAGAACCCCGTAGCCTTACCCGTATGCTTAAATCGCTAGAAGATAAAAAGTGGATTCGCCGAGAAACCGACGAAGACGACCGCCGTGTGGTAAAAGTGTACCTGACCGAAGAAGGTAAACGTAAACGAGATAAAGCCAAAGGTGGTGTCCTTGTTTTTAATAACCTTATTTATGAAAAAATTGGAGAAGATAAACTGAATACTTTTTTTGAAGTAATGCAACAAATTAGCGAAATTGTCGATAATGAAACCGTTAATTATAAAGCCGAAAATATAGACGAGCTACTATAA
- a CDS encoding serine hydrolase domain-containing protein: MKRNFLLLLFFIGGLVGNVFAQEQFSQVSQWLDNHVDDMGGRAILMVYQDGKIVYSQAVNRMNNRQKILGKLIASRQGKIADFSDYTPNSKQPIASCSKWLSAALIMTFVDESKLKLTDTVGRFLPVLSKNGKGAITIKQCLSHTTGILSPDLRENLKEMRTVNSMDEAIEQIAQYPVEGQAGKVFRYSNTGLQIAGAVVEKISGKSFETLFAERIAWPLDMKNTDFGKTKVALPAGGASSTPNDYMNFLTMILNKGRFREKQILSEKSIAEMQVNRITTEVKVAYSPAEAGGLGYGFGEWIMTDGAIGSPGLFGSFPWINNDKKYCAFLMTFYLKTNGRQEKYVELRKQIEASL, encoded by the coding sequence ATGAAAAGGAATTTTTTATTGCTACTATTCTTTATAGGTGGTTTGGTAGGAAATGTTTTTGCTCAGGAGCAATTTTCTCAAGTAAGCCAATGGCTTGATAATCATGTCGATGATATGGGCGGACGAGCCATTTTGATGGTGTATCAAGACGGAAAAATAGTGTATAGCCAAGCCGTTAATCGGATGAATAATAGGCAGAAAATACTTGGAAAACTGATCGCTTCCCGTCAAGGCAAAATAGCAGATTTTAGTGATTATACACCTAATTCAAAACAGCCTATTGCCAGTTGTAGCAAATGGCTGAGTGCCGCACTGATAATGACGTTTGTGGATGAAAGCAAACTGAAACTTACTGATACTGTTGGGCGGTTTTTGCCTGTGCTTTCAAAAAATGGTAAAGGAGCAATTACGATAAAACAGTGCCTATCGCATACTACAGGTATTTTATCGCCAGATTTAAGAGAAAATTTGAAAGAAATGAGAACCGTTAATAGTATGGATGAAGCTATCGAACAAATTGCCCAATATCCAGTGGAGGGTCAAGCTGGAAAAGTATTTCGATATAGCAATACAGGTTTGCAGATTGCTGGTGCTGTAGTAGAAAAAATAAGTGGAAAATCATTTGAAACATTATTTGCCGAACGTATTGCATGGCCACTTGACATGAAAAATACCGACTTTGGTAAAACAAAAGTAGCCTTACCTGCTGGCGGTGCAAGTAGTACGCCCAATGATTATATGAATTTTTTGACGATGATTCTCAATAAAGGAAGGTTTCGAGAAAAGCAGATTCTTTCAGAAAAAAGTATTGCCGAAATGCAAGTAAATAGAATCACTACCGAAGTAAAAGTGGCTTATTCGCCTGCTGAAGCAGGAGGATTGGGATACGGCTTTGGCGAGTGGATTATGACAGATGGAGCAATCGGTAGTCCTGGACTATTCGGGAGTTTTCCTTGGATAAATAACGACAAAAAGTATTGTGCTTTTTTAATGACTTTTTACCTGAAAACCAATGGCCGACAAGAGAAGTATGTTGAACTGAGGAAACAGATTGAAGCGTCGCTCTGA
- a CDS encoding SAM-dependent methyltransferase, translating into MSTAIAKTVSRNRSFYQTFVLNMVAKMTFGKLQLSLPSGEVLYFGGGEGNISAKIEIKHDYFFKDVVLYGDIGFGEAYVNGYWDTDNITNVIKWFLLNVENVPVISGNTTKTWLMNLLQVSNKLYHLARPNSLEGSKKNIAEHYDLNNDFFALFLDPSMTYSSAYFREEGLSLEEAQLEKYERLCRQLRLQPTDHVLEIGSGWGGNAIYMAKNYGCKVTSLTISEEQHKLANQRVKEEGLDGKVQILLQDYRLIEGQYDKIVSIEMLEAVGHDFLPIYFKKCSELLKKDGIFSFQVITCPDSRYEALRKGVDWIQKHIFPGSLLLSVAAINEAVNKTSDLTMVNLKDLGLDYAKTLQIWYDKFVQNEQAVKQLGFNDTFVRKWTYYLNYCEAAFAMRNINVMQITYARPNNTIR; encoded by the coding sequence ATGTCAACAGCAATCGCAAAAACTGTTTCTCGAAATAGAAGTTTTTATCAAACCTTTGTGCTAAATATGGTTGCCAAAATGACCTTTGGCAAACTTCAATTAAGCCTGCCTAGTGGCGAAGTATTGTATTTTGGTGGGGGCGAAGGCAATATATCGGCAAAAATAGAGATTAAACATGATTACTTTTTTAAAGATGTGGTATTGTATGGCGACATTGGTTTTGGCGAAGCGTACGTTAATGGCTATTGGGATACCGACAATATCACCAATGTGATTAAATGGTTTTTGCTCAATGTCGAAAACGTACCTGTAATTTCGGGAAATACTACCAAAACATGGCTGATGAATTTGCTTCAGGTAAGTAACAAGCTTTATCATTTGGCAAGACCCAATAGCTTGGAAGGCTCAAAGAAAAATATTGCCGAACATTACGACCTCAATAATGATTTTTTTGCCTTGTTTCTTGACCCTTCTATGACCTATTCTAGTGCCTATTTTAGAGAAGAAGGCTTGTCGCTAGAAGAAGCCCAGCTCGAAAAATATGAAAGGCTTTGCCGTCAGTTGAGGCTTCAACCAACCGACCACGTCTTGGAAATTGGCAGTGGATGGGGCGGGAATGCTATTTATATGGCCAAAAATTATGGTTGTAAAGTAACCTCATTGACTATTTCAGAAGAACAACACAAACTCGCCAACCAGCGTGTTAAGGAAGAAGGTTTGGATGGCAAAGTACAAATCCTTTTGCAAGATTACCGTTTGATAGAAGGACAATACGACAAAATCGTATCTATAGAAATGTTAGAAGCAGTAGGCCATGATTTTTTGCCTATATATTTCAAAAAATGTAGTGAGCTACTCAAAAAAGACGGTATTTTTTCTTTTCAGGTAATTACTTGTCCCGACTCACGCTATGAAGCATTAAGAAAAGGCGTAGACTGGATTCAAAAGCATATTTTTCCAGGGTCTTTGTTACTTTCAGTGGCGGCTATCAATGAAGCTGTCAATAAAACAAGTGACTTAACTATGGTAAATCTCAAGGATTTAGGCTTGGATTATGCCAAAACTTTACAGATTTGGTACGATAAGTTTGTTCAAAATGAACAGGCCGTAAAACAGCTAGGATTCAACGATACTTTTGTGCGTAAATGGACTTATTACCTCAATTACTGCGAAGCAGCTTTTGCCATGCGAAATATCAACGTGATGCAAATTACGTATGCTCGGCCCAATAATACCATTCGATAA
- a CDS encoding DUF1365 domain-containing protein, with product MKSCLYECKVMHHRYQPQKHGFQYKLFMFYLNLDEIDSLTQRLWLLSRNRFNVFNFRDKDHLQLPRENPNTKKQVKQQIIDYLKQQGIELEGGTIMLLTNLSTWGYQFNPVSFYYCFDKHHHPVCVVVEVTNTYHEMKPYFLGNSSLKNEQFSLRTTKYFYVSPFIDMDTEFDFALKIPNESLNIKIDDYQNGKRFFVSALWGKKQKLDNWSTVWFALRFPFITFKVITLIYWNALILWLKKIPYHPKKSFPELQKDLYKPHSH from the coding sequence ATGAAATCTTGTTTGTACGAATGCAAGGTAATGCACCACCGTTATCAGCCCCAAAAGCATGGTTTTCAGTACAAGCTGTTTATGTTTTACCTCAATCTCGATGAAATAGACTCGCTTACTCAACGGCTTTGGTTGTTGAGTCGCAATAGGTTTAATGTCTTTAATTTTCGAGATAAAGACCACCTTCAACTACCTCGGGAAAATCCAAATACAAAAAAGCAGGTCAAACAGCAAATCATCGATTATCTGAAACAGCAAGGCATTGAACTAGAAGGAGGTACAATTATGCTGCTAACCAACCTTAGTACTTGGGGGTATCAGTTTAATCCAGTATCATTTTATTATTGTTTCGACAAGCACCACCACCCCGTATGTGTGGTGGTAGAAGTAACCAATACATATCATGAAATGAAACCCTATTTTCTGGGAAATTCGAGTCTGAAAAATGAGCAATTTTCGCTACGTACTACCAAGTATTTTTATGTATCGCCCTTTATTGATATGGATACCGAATTTGATTTTGCCTTGAAAATCCCCAATGAGTCGCTGAATATCAAGATAGATGATTATCAGAATGGGAAACGATTTTTTGTAAGTGCATTGTGGGGCAAAAAACAAAAACTTGATAATTGGAGTACCGTCTGGTTTGCCTTGCGGTTTCCGTTTATAACCTTCAAGGTAATTACCTTAATTTATTGGAATGCCTTGATTTTGTGGCTCAAAAAAATCCCATATCATCCCAAAAAATCATTTCCCGAATTACAGAAAGATTTGTACAAACCTCATTCTCATTAA
- a CDS encoding NAD(P)/FAD-dependent oxidoreductase has translation MEKVAIIGTGIAGMGCGHFLHQHYDISLFEQNDYVGGHTNTITVDENGTPVHIDTGFMVFNFQTYPNLCRLFDEINAPIKKTDMSFSVQHLPTGLEYSGSGFNGLFAQRKRFFSLSHWKMLLQIDRFNKQSIKILDDPRYQNHTLGEYIKEFGFSDDMLWKYLVPMSSAVWSTPMELMLYFPAVSLIRFFKNHGFLGLDTQHQWYTLQGGSRAYRELLIKPFQEKIQINKACTKIEQLDNQVRIFLKDGSIEYFDKVIVATHADQALRLLKKPTNNQYRLLSNFKYQKNIATLHTDESVMPRNELTWSSWNYRIEESKGTLKPSTIYWMNQLQGVSDKQDYFVSINALDNIDPAKILKVIDYEHPLFDVPAMNAQKELHSLNQTGPIYFCGSYFKYGFHEDAFTSAVELCRLFTGQKIYQS, from the coding sequence ATGGAAAAGGTAGCAATTATTGGTACTGGCATTGCTGGAATGGGATGCGGTCATTTCCTACATCAACATTACGATATTTCTCTTTTTGAACAAAACGATTATGTTGGTGGGCATACCAACACCATAACTGTTGATGAAAATGGTACACCTGTACACATAGACACAGGTTTTATGGTATTTAATTTTCAGACATATCCCAACCTTTGTCGTCTTTTTGATGAAATCAATGCTCCAATCAAAAAAACGGATATGTCGTTTAGTGTGCAGCATTTGCCTACTGGCTTAGAGTATTCTGGTTCGGGGTTTAATGGTCTTTTTGCCCAACGAAAACGCTTTTTTTCGCTTAGTCACTGGAAAATGCTCTTGCAAATAGACCGATTCAATAAACAATCTATCAAGATTTTGGACGACCCTCGTTATCAAAATCATACCTTGGGTGAATACATCAAAGAATTTGGCTTTAGCGATGATATGCTCTGGAAATACCTAGTACCGATGAGTTCGGCGGTGTGGTCGACACCCATGGAACTGATGCTCTACTTTCCGGCGGTTTCTTTGATTCGTTTTTTCAAAAATCATGGCTTTTTAGGACTCGACACTCAACATCAGTGGTATACTTTGCAAGGAGGAAGTAGGGCATATCGAGAACTTTTAATTAAGCCTTTTCAAGAAAAAATACAAATTAATAAGGCTTGTACTAAAATAGAACAACTCGATAATCAAGTGCGGATATTTTTGAAAGATGGTTCAATCGAGTATTTCGACAAAGTAATAGTAGCAACACATGCCGATCAGGCTTTGAGGTTATTGAAAAAACCAACTAATAACCAATATCGACTGTTATCGAATTTTAAATATCAAAAAAATATAGCAACACTACATACCGACGAGTCGGTGATGCCTCGAAATGAGTTGACGTGGAGTAGCTGGAATTATAGAATAGAGGAGAGCAAGGGCACTTTGAAACCATCTACTATTTATTGGATGAATCAATTGCAGGGTGTTTCTGATAAGCAAGATTACTTTGTTTCTATCAATGCCTTAGACAATATCGACCCAGCCAAAATCCTGAAAGTGATTGATTATGAGCATCCTTTGTTTGATGTACCAGCCATGAATGCTCAGAAGGAACTTCATTCACTTAATCAAACAGGGCCAATCTATTTTTGTGGAAGTTACTTCAAATATGGTTTTCATGAAGATGCCTTTACTTCGGCGGTAGAGCTTTGTCGATTGTTCACAGGACAAAAAATCTATCAATCATGA
- a CDS encoding SAM-dependent methyltransferase, protein MWYDSLLEKDLLPDFLIRIGIRQLVRQRLRDENKGETQAQHESFWKLLTELKNSPIAINTQDANEQHYEVPTAFYQYCLGKHLKYSCGYWKEGVTDLDTSEHDMLELTCQRAELANGQEVLELGCGWGSLSLYMAAKYPDSQFTVVSNSKTQKEYIDSQALQRGIANLTVLTADMNVFEIDHNRFDRVVSVEMFEHMRNYQLLLKKVASFLKPNGKLFVHIFTHKEYAYKFEVIDETDWMSQYFFTGGIMPSDHLLMYFNDDLTVQQHWHVNGTHYGKTSEAWLQKMDAHKAQIMPLFEQTYSKQQAVKWWVYWRMFYLACAELFAFNGGNEWMVSHYLFKKN, encoded by the coding sequence ATGTGGTACGACTCTCTGCTAGAAAAGGACTTGCTTCCAGACTTCCTAATTAGAATTGGTATTCGACAACTGGTAAGACAAAGATTGCGAGATGAAAATAAGGGTGAAACCCAAGCTCAACACGAATCTTTTTGGAAACTTCTTACCGAGCTAAAAAACTCGCCAATTGCTATCAATACCCAAGATGCCAACGAACAGCACTATGAAGTGCCAACAGCTTTTTATCAATATTGCTTGGGAAAACACCTGAAATACTCTTGTGGCTATTGGAAAGAAGGGGTTACCGACCTTGATACTTCCGAGCATGATATGTTGGAGCTTACTTGTCAACGAGCCGAATTGGCCAACGGACAAGAAGTATTGGAGCTAGGCTGTGGCTGGGGTTCGCTGTCGCTCTATATGGCTGCCAAGTATCCAGATAGCCAGTTTACAGTTGTGTCAAATTCTAAAACACAGAAGGAATATATTGATAGCCAGGCTCTTCAACGTGGTATTGCCAATCTTACCGTTTTGACTGCCGATATGAATGTGTTTGAAATAGACCACAATCGATTTGATAGGGTTGTTTCGGTAGAAATGTTTGAGCACATGCGTAATTATCAATTATTACTCAAAAAGGTAGCCTCTTTCCTAAAGCCCAATGGGAAGTTGTTTGTGCATATTTTTACTCACAAAGAGTATGCTTATAAGTTTGAGGTAATCGACGAAACCGACTGGATGAGCCAATATTTCTTTACAGGAGGCATTATGCCAAGCGACCACCTATTGATGTATTTCAATGATGATTTAACGGTGCAACAGCACTGGCATGTTAATGGAACACATTATGGCAAAACATCGGAGGCGTGGCTACAAAAAATGGATGCTCATAAAGCTCAAATTATGCCACTTTTTGAACAAACCTACTCTAAGCAACAGGCTGTTAAATGGTGGGTGTATTGGCGAATGTTTTATTTGGCTTGTGCCGAATTATTCGCTTTTAACGGTGGAAACGAATGGATGGTTAGTCATTATTTATTCAAGAAAAACTAA
- a CDS encoding DUF1475 family protein codes for MFISFLKVFFCIWLIWMLYVIVDTASHNSLIQQWSMLAWMKAILWDFYANMMPLILWVNYKESTWPKRIVWTLLLVSLGSIATCIYILIQLFQLHDDDGFEKLLVHKNH; via the coding sequence ATGTTTATCTCATTCCTCAAAGTATTTTTTTGTATTTGGCTTATCTGGATGCTCTATGTGATCGTAGATACAGCCAGTCATAACAGCCTCATACAACAATGGAGCATGCTGGCTTGGATGAAAGCTATACTATGGGACTTTTATGCCAATATGATGCCTTTGATTTTGTGGGTGAATTACAAAGAATCAACATGGCCTAAACGAATTGTATGGACATTATTGCTAGTGAGTTTGGGTAGTATTGCTACTTGTATTTATATACTCATTCAGCTTTTTCAACTACATGATGACGATGGTTTTGAAAAACTATTAGTCCATAAAAATCACTAA
- the atpC gene encoding ATP synthase F1 subunit epsilon — MNLQIITPDKKVFSGEVSVVTLPGTNGSFQILKDHAPIVSTLGKGTLAADKQEFTIDGGVVEVLNNNVLVLAEAVL; from the coding sequence ATGAATTTACAAATCATTACTCCCGATAAAAAGGTATTCTCTGGTGAAGTATCAGTGGTAACCTTACCTGGAACAAATGGCTCTTTTCAAATCTTGAAAGACCACGCTCCAATTGTTTCTACTTTGGGCAAAGGCACTTTAGCCGCCGACAAGCAGGAATTTACAATCGATGGTGGAGTTGTTGAGGTTCTGAACAATAACGTTCTTGTTTTGGCAGAAGCTGTATTGTAA
- the atpD gene encoding F0F1 ATP synthase subunit beta has protein sequence MANAVNTGKVTQVIGPVVDVSFEGEGSKLPAILNALEVKKANGTKVILEVQQHLGEDRVRTIAMEGTEGLQRGQEVFDLGQPMSMPTGDSIKGRLFNVVGEAIDGIPQPKSDKGMPIHRLAPKFDELATSTEVLFTGIKVIDLLAPYVKGGKIGLFGGAGVGKTVLIMELINNIAKAYEGLSVFAGVGERTREGNDLLREMIESGVIKYGDAFKHSMEEGKWDLDKVDQNELLKSQATLVFGQMNEPPGARARVALSGLTVAEYFRDGDGEGQGRDILFFIDNIFRFTQAGSEVSALLGRMPSAVGYQPTLATEMGAMQERITSTKRGSITSVQAVYVPADDLTDPAPATTFTHLDATTVLSRKIAELGIYPAVDPLDSTSRILSAEVLGDKHYNTAQRVKEILQRYKELQDIIAILGLDELSEEDKLVVARARRVQRFLSQPFFVAEQFTGLKGALVDINDTIKGFNEIIDGKYDYLPEAAFNLVGTIEDAVVKGEKLLAEAAK, from the coding sequence ATGGCAAATGCAGTCAATACAGGAAAGGTTACGCAAGTAATCGGTCCGGTTGTGGACGTGAGCTTCGAGGGCGAAGGCTCAAAACTCCCCGCAATCTTGAATGCCTTGGAAGTTAAAAAAGCCAACGGCACCAAAGTTATCCTTGAAGTACAACAACACTTAGGTGAAGACCGTGTTCGTACCATCGCAATGGAAGGTACAGAAGGTCTTCAGAGAGGTCAAGAGGTATTTGACTTGGGACAACCAATGTCAATGCCAACTGGTGACTCTATCAAAGGTCGTCTATTCAACGTAGTAGGTGAGGCTATTGATGGTATTCCTCAGCCTAAATCAGACAAAGGTATGCCTATTCACCGTCTTGCTCCTAAGTTTGACGAATTGGCCACTTCAACAGAAGTTCTTTTCACAGGTATCAAGGTAATTGACTTGCTTGCTCCTTATGTAAAAGGTGGTAAAATCGGTTTGTTTGGTGGTGCTGGTGTAGGTAAGACCGTATTGATTATGGAGCTTATCAACAACATTGCTAAGGCTTATGAAGGTCTTTCGGTATTTGCTGGTGTAGGTGAGCGTACTCGTGAGGGTAACGACTTGTTGCGTGAGATGATCGAATCTGGCGTAATTAAGTACGGTGATGCTTTCAAGCACTCAATGGAAGAAGGCAAATGGGATTTGGATAAAGTTGACCAAAACGAATTGTTGAAATCTCAGGCTACTTTGGTATTCGGTCAAATGAACGAGCCTCCAGGAGCACGTGCTCGTGTGGCCTTGTCTGGTTTGACAGTTGCTGAATACTTCCGTGATGGTGATGGCGAAGGTCAAGGACGTGATATCCTTTTCTTTATCGACAACATCTTCCGTTTTACTCAAGCAGGTTCTGAGGTATCGGCTCTTTTAGGTCGTATGCCTTCTGCGGTAGGTTACCAACCAACATTGGCAACTGAAATGGGTGCTATGCAAGAGCGTATTACTTCAACAAAACGTGGTTCTATTACATCGGTACAAGCGGTATATGTACCTGCCGATGACTTAACTGACCCTGCTCCTGCAACAACCTTTACTCACTTAGATGCTACGACGGTATTGTCTCGTAAAATCGCCGAGTTAGGTATTTACCCTGCTGTAGACCCATTGGATTCTACTTCTCGTATTCTTTCTGCTGAAGTATTGGGCGACAAGCACTACAATACTGCTCAACGTGTGAAAGAAATCTTACAACGTTATAAAGAATTACAAGATATTATCGCTATCCTTGGTTTGGACGAATTGTCTGAAGAGGATAAATTGGTAGTAGCTCGTGCTCGTCGTGTTCAACGTTTCTTATCGCAACCTTTCTTTGTAGCTGAACAGTTTACAGGTTTGAAAGGAGCATTGGTTGATATCAACGATACTATCAAAGGTTTCAACGAAATCATTGATGGTAAATATGACTATCTTCCTGAAGCTGCATTCAACTTGGTAGGTACTATCGAAGATGCTGTAGTGAAAGGTGAGAAATTATTGGCCGAAGCTGCAAAATAA
- a CDS encoding tetratricopeptide repeat protein produces MNHLIFWKNWQKSTQFVFVFSIALLLLCSLLLGYYYVNFLQNVIHWDVLSELQETSVSVEQFKTAQETLNIPSKSFLISEQFLASTMAINYAASWIYTILGIIALALINTGISFIGRVWYLVFMGFNVLLLVSLQWDLPLLQPGHSVGLCVVIGFIGISYYFHAFQRNTSVLIRFLSFVAYLSFAELLVASLSHQASTITHFASHQVLSGLCFTTLFVFWIAYEIPNGFLIIATSTKSPQSLLNFSILTFTYLVNVLLVFLYNNKSIDWDMLYISPFLLLVIATLLGIWGIKQRMILIEKVLGQSFSASLVYIGLAIFSLATSLFAFATANDPMIEVIEDAITYSHLVMGTLFFLYVIANFYPLFQQQFEVYKVVFKPISLPIYVFRIVALIIIVALLSIKSFYPINQCVTAYYNTLGDNSVANKEYIFAEIQYKKALSAEFRNHKTNYALASLALHQNDNETAALYFKRALAKSPSPFAYEGLARSFSDRDRFFDAIFTLKEGIKRFPTSGELQNNLAYLYTKAQLPDSSIVALENALPNSSRPEIIASNILAFWAKNGKLASQKEVLQKAQDYHYDSFQANLLTLKLATEQSSQAAEAISKLDSNLNVSTFALLFNMALFQKEKGTSIAFRQLAKRTENDQFSEDLEFAHAIQQYYKADKQLTFEQLQAWAHSDTTTQKNRYYQVLLNTLIQKESYANAPNQTITTDKAAQQLVYQYPLDVALLEKITLYYNKQKHPEKAYQALNNALKWRKNNARLWELYILQSLAIGMKSYANDALQTLQKSFPTDYQRFLPEYQVKVSLIEKQSDGFQ; encoded by the coding sequence ATGAATCATCTTATTTTCTGGAAAAACTGGCAAAAAAGTACTCAATTTGTTTTTGTATTTTCAATCGCTCTGCTTTTGCTTTGTAGCCTATTGCTAGGTTATTATTATGTCAATTTCCTACAAAATGTGATTCATTGGGACGTTCTTAGCGAGCTTCAAGAAACTTCGGTGAGTGTCGAGCAGTTCAAAACTGCCCAAGAAACCCTCAATATCCCTAGTAAATCATTCTTAATTAGCGAGCAGTTTCTGGCCTCTACGATGGCTATCAACTATGCAGCATCTTGGATATATACAATTTTGGGTATTATTGCATTGGCTCTTATCAATACTGGAATTAGTTTTATTGGTCGTGTCTGGTACTTGGTATTTATGGGCTTCAATGTCCTTCTTTTGGTGTCATTGCAATGGGATCTACCTCTTTTGCAACCAGGTCATAGCGTTGGCCTTTGTGTTGTGATAGGCTTTATTGGTATAAGCTATTATTTTCATGCTTTCCAACGAAACACCTCTGTATTAATACGTTTTTTAAGCTTTGTAGCTTATCTGAGTTTTGCCGAATTACTCGTAGCATCCTTATCGCATCAGGCTAGTACTATTACACATTTTGCCAGCCATCAGGTATTAAGCGGCCTTTGCTTTACTACCCTATTTGTATTTTGGATAGCCTACGAAATCCCCAACGGTTTTCTGATTATTGCAACAAGTACCAAAAGCCCGCAGAGCTTGCTCAATTTTAGCATTTTAACCTTCACATATCTGGTTAATGTATTACTTGTGTTTTTGTACAATAACAAGAGTATTGATTGGGATATGCTTTATATAAGTCCATTTTTACTATTGGTAATTGCAACCTTATTAGGTATCTGGGGAATCAAACAACGGATGATTTTGATAGAAAAAGTACTTGGGCAAAGCTTCTCGGCAAGCTTGGTCTATATTGGTTTAGCAATTTTTTCACTAGCTACCAGTTTGTTTGCTTTTGCCACCGCCAACGACCCTATGATTGAGGTAATTGAAGATGCAATCACCTACAGTCATCTGGTAATGGGTACGCTATTTTTTTTGTATGTAATTGCCAATTTTTATCCTCTTTTTCAGCAACAATTCGAGGTTTATAAAGTGGTATTCAAGCCTATAAGCTTACCGATTTATGTTTTTAGAATTGTGGCACTTATTATTATTGTGGCATTACTTTCCATAAAATCTTTTTATCCTATCAACCAATGTGTCACGGCTTATTATAATACATTAGGAGATAATTCGGTTGCCAACAAAGAATATATCTTTGCCGAAATTCAGTATAAAAAAGCTTTATCGGCCGAATTTCGCAACCACAAAACCAATTACGCCTTGGCAAGCTTGGCTTTACACCAAAACGATAACGAAACCGCGGCCCTTTATTTTAAACGGGCTTTGGCCAAAAGCCCGTCACCTTTTGCTTATGAAGGCTTGGCACGCTCCTTTTCTGACAGAGACCGTTTTTTTGATGCTATATTTACGCTAAAAGAGGGCATAAAGCGATTTCCAACCAGCGGAGAGCTACAAAATAACCTTGCTTATTTATATACCAAGGCCCAACTTCCTGATTCGAGTATTGTTGCTTTGGAAAATGCCTTACCTAATAGCTCACGTCCCGAAATTATAGCTAGTAATATATTGGCCTTTTGGGCTAAAAATGGGAAGCTCGCTAGTCAAAAAGAAGTTTTACAAAAAGCTCAAGATTATCACTACGATAGTTTTCAGGCCAATTTACTAACTCTAAAACTTGCTACCGAACAAAGTAGCCAAGCTGCCGAAGCAATCAGCAAGCTTGACTCCAATCTGAATGTATCAACCTTTGCTCTTTTATTCAATATGGCTCTTTTCCAGAAAGAAAAAGGTACATCCATCGCTTTTCGTCAATTGGCCAAACGTACCGAAAATGATCAGTTTTCGGAAGATTTAGAATTTGCCCATGCCATTCAGCAATATTATAAAGCCGACAAGCAACTTACCTTTGAGCAACTTCAGGCTTGGGCTCATAGCGATACTACTACACAGAAAAACCGATATTATCAGGTACTACTCAATACGCTTATTCAAAAAGAAAGTTATGCCAATGCCCCTAACCAAACAATTACTACTGACAAAGCCGCTCAACAGCTCGTTTATCAGTATCCGCTCGATGTCGCATTACTAGAGAAAATCACCTTATATTATAATAAGCAAAAGCATCCCGAAAAAGCCTATCAGGCACTCAACAATGCTCTAAAATGGCGAAAAAACAATGCTCGTCTATGGGAGTTATACATTTTACAAAGCTTGGCTATTGGGATGAAAAGCTATGCAAACGATGCCCTGCAAACATTACAAAAATCCTTCCCAACCGATTATCAGCGTTTTCTGCCTGAATATCAGGTAAAAGTATCTCTTATCGAAAAACAAAGCGATGGTTTTCAATAA